One part of the Mytilus trossulus isolate FHL-02 chromosome 11, PNRI_Mtr1.1.1.hap1, whole genome shotgun sequence genome encodes these proteins:
- the LOC134689878 gene encoding uncharacterized protein LOC134689878 translates to MPGYLDAVEQRRKELFAEINEMFENTPLMKHLVTGDMIFVNAKDKYDPEMAKIKYTIISESERQPNWGESLPKCFIPLELEFASLISRGIPLITLEHLTKINSLQPIRPLSETELKIFLKFQHSIGKVLYFDEHKLKKHIILSPTHLIDAFKSIVTDKRFCEGDKKREELWNVMEKTGVISKSVIHHVWKNKKYAKFDKNKEYLLDVMTHLDILVEPKRYDSAGKSIPAELYYVASMVRAEDDSGYLQSADFINRSITIAFQSSSLMIPPALSFRLISYCLYVWAVKTFGEKNKDMLFHKAGVFIIDPSLEMHIQCEDEMVIARLVHARTNTLIMRDLASSINECLTSALEKISQLYIRTSSDQCHDDKCKPGCTGIVFRFDIAV, encoded by the exons ATGCCAGGCTATTTA gATGCAGTTGAACAAAGACGCAAGGAGTTATTTGCAGAAATCAACGAGATGTTTGAAAACACACCATTAATGAAGCATTTGGTGACTGGGGATATGATATTTGTAAACGCTAAAGACAAATATGACCCAGAAATGGCGAAGATTAAGTATACTATCATCAGCGAATCAGAGAGGCAACCGAATTGGGGAGAATCTCTTCCGAAGTGCTTTATCCCTTTAGAATTAGAATTTGCATCGCTGATCAGTCGCGGAATTCCTCTCATTACATTGGAGCATCTGACAAAAATAAACTCATTGCAACCTATTAGACCGTTGTCGGAAACTGAGTTAAAGatatttctgaaatttcaaCATTCCATTGGCAAGGTGTTGTACTTTGATGAACATAAATTGAAGAAGCATATCATTTTGTCCCCTACCCATCTCATTGATGCCTTTAAATCTATTGTAACTGACAAACGATTTTGCGAAGGAGACAAAAAGAGAGAAGAGTTATGGAATGTCATGGAAAAGACAGGAGTTATTTCAAAAAGCGTAATCCACCATGTTTGGAAGAATAAGAAATATgccaaatttgacaaaaataaagaatatttactTGATGTTATGACTCATCTGGATATATTAGTAGAACCAAAGAGATACGATTCTGCCGGGAAAAGTATACCTGCTGAATTATATTATGTTGCGAGTATGGTACGGGCTGAAGATGATTCTGGATACCTCCAGTCAGCTGACTTCATAAACAGGAGTATTACCATAGCCTTTCAATCGTCATCATTGATGATACCTCCTGCGCTATCCTTTCGTTTGATAAGTTACTGCCTGTATGTGTGGGCGGTGAAGACATTCGGAGAGAAAAACAAGGACATGCTGTTCCATAAAGCTGGGGTATTTATTATTGATCCTTCTTTAGAAATGCACATTCAATGCGAAGATGAAATGGTTATTGCCCGTCTTGTTCATGCCAGAACAAACACCCTTATAATGAGAGATCTTGCTTCAAGTATCAATGAATGTTTAACATCTGCCTTGGAAAAAATCAGTCAGCTGTATATCAGAACAAGTAGCGACCAGTGTCAC gatgACAAATGTAAACCAGGGTGCACAGGTATTGTATTCCGATTTGACATAGCAGTCTGA